From one Deinococcus aetherius genomic stretch:
- a CDS encoding cation diffusion facilitator family transporter has product MAHTHGHDHGHAHGHSHAPANYGRAFALGILLNVGFVAVELVYGVLSRSLALVADAGHNASDVLGLLLAWGAYLLARRRPSVRHTYGLRRGTILASLANAVLLLVAVGAILLEAVRRLGDPRPVEGGTVIAVAAVGILVNGVTAYLFASGSKDDLNLRGAFQHMLADALVSLGVVVAGGLILLTGWRWLDPLVSIVVAVVITLGTWGLLRDSLNLALDAVPENVDPGAVRTYLEGLPGVAAVHDLHVWGMSTTETALTAHLVMPGGVPDDAFYTRLQHDLEGSFGIEHVTVQVERRADACHLVSDDVV; this is encoded by the coding sequence CCCACGGGCACTCGCACGCCCCCGCGAACTACGGCCGCGCCTTCGCCCTGGGCATCCTCCTCAACGTCGGCTTCGTGGCGGTCGAACTCGTCTACGGGGTGCTCTCGCGCTCGCTCGCCCTGGTGGCGGACGCCGGGCACAACGCCTCGGACGTGCTGGGGCTCCTCCTCGCCTGGGGCGCGTACCTCCTCGCGCGGCGCAGGCCGAGTGTGCGCCACACCTACGGACTGCGGCGGGGCACCATCCTCGCCTCGCTGGCGAACGCGGTGCTCCTCCTCGTGGCGGTGGGCGCGATCCTGCTGGAGGCCGTGCGGCGCCTGGGTGATCCCCGGCCGGTCGAGGGGGGGACGGTGATCGCGGTCGCCGCCGTCGGCATCCTGGTCAACGGGGTCACCGCGTACCTCTTCGCCTCGGGGAGCAAGGACGACCTCAACCTGCGGGGAGCCTTCCAGCACATGCTCGCCGACGCCCTGGTCTCCCTCGGGGTGGTGGTCGCCGGGGGCCTGATCCTCCTGACGGGCTGGCGGTGGCTCGACCCCCTGGTGAGCATCGTCGTGGCGGTCGTGATCACGCTGGGGACCTGGGGGCTGCTGCGGGATTCGCTGAACCTCGCCCTCGACGCGGTGCCGGAGAATGTGGACCCGGGGGCGGTGCGGACGTACCTGGAGGGCCTGCCCGGTGTGGCGGCGGTCCACGACCTGCACGTCTGGGGCATGAGCACGACCGAGACGGCGCTGACCGCCCACCTCGTCATGCCCGGGGGAGTGCCGGACGACGCGTTCTACACCCGCCTCCAGCACGACCTCGAAGGCAGCTTCGGGATCGAGCACGTGACCGTGCAGGTCGAGCGCCGCGCGGACGCCTGCCATCTGGTGAGCGACGACGTGGTGTGA
- a CDS encoding alpha/beta fold hydrolase, whose protein sequence is MSQHPRRPLLLAALTAGLLGSALAGGSAGAAPQMGDLDVNGARIHYVSVGQGTPMLLLHGYPLSGELFARNRDALAAAGYRVITIDHRGYGRSTAPASDPGSLATYAQDALAVMDRLGVQKAIIGGMSMGGPIVFEMYRRAPDRFLGMVLIDTIANPAGIPEQYLWRGMAQEAQTNGPQALVNDLLKDMLTGQTRLNRPADETFLSNIVKQASVAADVAGANVLATRPDSIPTLKTITVPTLILVGREDTVYPPVFSMKMQQNIPGSKLVIIPGAAHAAIFEKADAANAAILDWARTVR, encoded by the coding sequence ATGTCTCAGCACCCCCGCCGTCCGCTCCTCCTCGCCGCCCTGACCGCTGGCCTGCTCGGCTCCGCCCTCGCGGGGGGCAGTGCCGGGGCGGCCCCGCAGATGGGCGACCTCGACGTGAACGGCGCCCGCATCCACTACGTCAGCGTGGGGCAGGGCACCCCGATGCTCCTGCTCCACGGCTACCCCCTCAGCGGCGAACTCTTCGCCCGCAACCGGGACGCGCTGGCCGCCGCCGGGTACCGCGTGATCACCATCGACCACCGGGGCTACGGCCGCAGCACCGCGCCCGCCTCGGACCCCGGCAGCCTGGCGACGTACGCGCAGGACGCCCTCGCCGTCATGGACCGGCTCGGCGTGCAGAAGGCGATCATCGGCGGCATGAGCATGGGTGGGCCCATCGTCTTCGAGATGTACCGCCGCGCGCCTGACCGCTTCCTGGGCATGGTCCTGATCGACACCATCGCCAACCCGGCGGGGATTCCCGAGCAGTACCTGTGGAGGGGGATGGCGCAGGAGGCGCAGACGAACGGCCCGCAGGCGCTGGTCAACGACCTGCTCAAGGACATGCTGACCGGGCAGACGCGCCTGAACAGACCCGCCGACGAGACGTTCCTCTCGAACATCGTCAAGCAGGCCAGCGTGGCGGCGGACGTGGCGGGCGCGAACGTGCTGGCGACGAGGCCCGACTCCATCCCCACCCTCAAGACCATCACCGTGCCGACCCTGATCCTGGTCGGTCGGGAGGACACGGTGTACCCGCCCGTCTTCTCGATGAAGATGCAGCAGAACATCCCGGGCTCCAAGCTCGTGATCATCCCCGGGGCCGCCCACGCCGCGATCTTCGAGAAGGCCGACGCCGCCAACGCGGCGATCCTCGACTGGGCCCGCACGGTCCGCTGA
- a CDS encoding TetR/AcrR family transcriptional regulator, giving the protein MPSRREQIVAVALRLYRANGVAGTTLKDVAEAAGVPLGNMYYYFKTRDDLVRAALDACEAELLDLLARLSPLPSRAWFEAYFDWLLADPGGAAQFGCPFGTLAGELRALGDPAAARAGRTVGLYLDALRQRTVLLGLPPSAGDDLFAAVQGAYTVARALNDPEFFRQSVARLRAGAPQFGGARA; this is encoded by the coding sequence ATGCCGAGCAGACGGGAACAGATCGTGGCCGTGGCGCTGCGGCTCTACCGCGCGAACGGCGTGGCGGGCACGACCCTCAAGGACGTGGCCGAGGCGGCGGGCGTTCCCCTGGGGAACATGTACTACTACTTCAAGACGCGCGACGACCTCGTGCGCGCCGCGCTCGACGCCTGCGAAGCCGAGTTGCTCGACCTGCTCGCCCGGCTCTCTCCCCTGCCCTCCCGCGCGTGGTTCGAGGCGTACTTCGACTGGCTGCTCGCCGACCCCGGGGGCGCGGCGCAGTTCGGGTGCCCCTTCGGCACGCTGGCGGGCGAACTCCGTGCCCTGGGGGACCCGGCGGCGGCGCGGGCCGGGCGGACGGTCGGGCTCTACCTGGACGCCCTGCGGCAGAGGACGGTCCTCCTCGGGTTGCCGCCGTCGGCTGGAGACGACCTGTTCGCCGCCGTCCAGGGGGCGTATACCGTGGCCCGCGCGCTGAACGACCCGGAGTTCTTCCGGCAGAGCGTCGCGCGGCTGCGGGCGGGGGCACCGCAGTTCGGCGGGGCGAGGGCGTAG